The genomic stretch CATTGTGCTCGACGGTGCCGGTGACAAGGCTTTCTGTGCCGGTGGTGATGTGCGGGCGCTCTATCACGCGATCCGCGAGGCCCGTGCGACCGGCAGCCACGAGACGCCCGCCATCGTTCCGGCCTTCTTCGAGCGCGAGTATCGCCTCGACTATCGCATTCACACCTGTCCGAAACCGGTGCTGTGCTGGGGGCACGGCATCGTCATGGGGGGCGGGATCGGGCTGATGGCGGGCGCTTCGCACCGGGTCGCGACGATGCAGACCAGGATGGCGATGCCTGAGATCAGCATCGGGCTCTATCCGGATGTGGGCGGGAGCTGGTTCCTGCGGCGCATGCCCGGGCGGAGCGGGCTCTTTCTCGCACTGACCGGCGCCCAGATCAATGCGGCCGACGCACGTTTCGCCGGCCTCGCCGACTTCATGCTCGAGCACGAAGACAAGTCAGGGGTGCTGACCGCCTTCGGTGAGACCAGCTGGAGCGACGATGCCGCTGTGAACCACCGCAGACTGAGCCATCTGCTCGAAGAGTCCGGTCGTCGGGCGGCGAAGCCGGAGTCGATGTTGCGTCGTCACTTCGACCGCATCGACGCCCTCATCGGACACGACGGCCTGGCGCCGATCGTGGCACGCCTGCAGGCGCTCGGTCAGGATTCCGAGCCGTGGCTCGCCGCTGCCGCAGCCACCTTCAGCCGGGGGGCACCGAGTTCGGCCGTGCTTTCCTTTACCTTGTGGGAGCGCGCCTTGCATCTGTCGCTCGCCGACGTGTTTCGTCTTGAGTATCAGGTCTCGTTGGCGGCGACGATGCAGCCCGACTTCTCCGAAGGTGTGCGCGCCTTGCTGGTGGACAAGGACCGGAATCCCCATTGGCAGAACGCTTCAATCGCGGACGTCGACGCCGAAGAAATCGCTGCGCTCCTGCGACCCCGTTTTCAGGGCGAACATCCGCTGTCCGATCTCGCTTGATGCAAGCCACGGGACGGGCCGCTATCTGCCCGTCTGCTCGCACCCTGCTGCCACGTCTTGTGCGCAGGCAGGGTGGCAGAGGATCAGGCCTCGCGCATCATCAGCCAGTACTGCACTTTCATGGTCGCCGCGGCGCCGGCAATGATGGCCGCAGTCGCAAGGAAAGAGCCGATGGCCAGCGTGGACAGGCCGGTGATGCCCTGGCCGATGGTGCAGCCCATCGCCGTGACCCCGCCGAAGCCCATCAGAATGCCGCCGATGAGGTGGCGGATGAGATCGTCCGGTGTGCGAAAGCCTTCAAGGCGGAAACTGCGGGTGCTCAGCGCGTACAGCATGGAGCCGGCGATGACGCCGAGCGCGCAGGCAATACCGAAAGTCACCACCCGGCTGGTGTCGCTCCACAGCATCAGCAACTCCAGTGTGTAGGCGAGCGGCGCAACAAAGGACAGCGATTCCGCGCGGCCGCTGTTGGTGCCGATGAATGCTTCTTCAAGCGTTTCGGGGTGCTCGGCAATGTAGCCGACGTGGGCGGAAACGTACCAGCCGGCGAGGATCAGGCCACCGATCACAATGCCGCCGAGAAGGACGTCGCTGCGCCATGCCTCGCGCCGGGCGAGTGCGGCCAGCAGCAGGCCGCCTCCGATGACGCCGGCAGCGAGCAGGACCGCGACATCCGGTGCGAAGCCTGCGCTGGAGAGAAAGGAAGGGAGGTCCTGGGCGTGCGCCAGGTCGATGGCCACCACGTCGATGAAGTTCACCCGCCATACGCCAAACAGCCCGCGCAGCGTCATGTAGGCGCCGATGGCGACGAAGAAGAACACCACAAGGGACTTCAGGTTGCCGGCGCCGATACGGATCAGGGTCTTGCTGCCGCATCCTGACGCGAGCGTCATGCCGATGCCGAAACAGATGCCCCCGAAGATGTGCGACAGCCAGATCAGGCGACTGCCGGTGTAGATCGACTTCGATACGTCTATCAGCCCGCCCAGCCCGAGCGCTGCCGTGCCGAGCACGGCAACCGCGATTGACAGCATCCACATGCGCATGCGGTTCCAGTCGCCCATGTTGACGATGTCCGATACTGCGCCGAGGGTGCAGAAATTGGTCTTGTTGCCAACGAACCCGAACACGATGCCGATGGCGAAGGCGAGCAGGGCGATGGTCGATACGGCGATTGGTGCTTCTTCCATGGCGCAGATACCGGAACGGAAACGAGCTGCGATTCTATTTGAAATCAGCCATTTCGGTGTTGATAAGGTGTGGGGTCGTCAACGCCGGCAGCTTCGAAGCCGGCACGGCGCAGGCGGCAGGCGTCGCAGCGTCCGCAGGCGCGGCCGTCGTCTGCCGCCTGATAGCATGACACCGTCAGCCCGTAGTTAACGCCCAGCGCGGTCCCGCGTCGGATGATGTCGGCTTTGGATAGCGTCATCAGCGGGGCATGAATGCGCAGGCCATGGCCTTCGATGCCGGCCTTGGTGGCGAGGTTGGCCATGGCCTGAAAGGCTTCGATGAAGGCAGGACGACAATCCGGGTAGCCGGAGTAATCCACTGCATTGACGCCGACGAAGACATCGCGTGCACCGAGTACTTCGGCCCAGGCCATTGCGATCGACAGCATGACGGTATTGCGGGCCGGTACGTAGGTGACCGGGATGCCGTCCGCCTCGACGTCTTCGGGCACGGCGATGCCGGGGTCGGTCAGGGCCGAGCCGCCGAACTGGCCGAGTTCGACGCGGGCGAGGCGGTGCTCCCTGGCGCCAAGGGCTTCGGCGACGCGTTTCGATGCCGTCAGCTCGGCGACATGGCGCTGGCCGTAGGCGACGGACAGGGCGTAGGTTTCAAAACCCTGCTCGCGGGCGATGGCCAGGCAGGTGGCGGAATCCAGCCCGCCAGACAGCAGGACGATGGCGCGGGGCGTTGAAGTCATGGAATAGCTCCGGGCTAGTCAGAGGGGGCGCACGGGGGCGCGTTGGTTCAGCGCCCGCGGGCGTCCTGCCATAGCACCTTGTGCAGTTGCAGCTGGAAGCGCACGGGCAGGCGGTCGCGTACGATCCACTCGGCGAGCCGGGCCGGGTCGAGCTTGCCGGCAACCGGCGAGAGCAGAACGGTACAGCGAGCGGCGAGATCGTACTCGGCAATTCTGCCCTTGGCCCACTCGTAGTCGGCCTCGTCGGCCAGCACGATCTTGATCTCGTCGTGTGCGTTGAGCAGTGCGATGTTTTCGAAACGGTTTCTCGCAGACTCGCCGGAGCCGGGCGCCTTGAGGTCCATGATGCGCGA from Parazoarcus communis encodes the following:
- a CDS encoding enoyl-CoA hydratase/isomerase family protein, whose translation is MSECVILREIPTACGRRFGHATLNAPGTLNALSLEMIDRLAPQFDAWVADPQIVGIVLDGAGDKAFCAGGDVRALYHAIREARATGSHETPAIVPAFFEREYRLDYRIHTCPKPVLCWGHGIVMGGGIGLMAGASHRVATMQTRMAMPEISIGLYPDVGGSWFLRRMPGRSGLFLALTGAQINAADARFAGLADFMLEHEDKSGVLTAFGETSWSDDAAVNHRRLSHLLEESGRRAAKPESMLRRHFDRIDALIGHDGLAPIVARLQALGQDSEPWLAAAAATFSRGAPSSAVLSFTLWERALHLSLADVFRLEYQVSLAATMQPDFSEGVRALLVDKDRNPHWQNASIADVDAEEIAALLRPRFQGEHPLSDLA
- a CDS encoding YeeE/YedE family protein, which produces MEEAPIAVSTIALLAFAIGIVFGFVGNKTNFCTLGAVSDIVNMGDWNRMRMWMLSIAVAVLGTAALGLGGLIDVSKSIYTGSRLIWLSHIFGGICFGIGMTLASGCGSKTLIRIGAGNLKSLVVFFFVAIGAYMTLRGLFGVWRVNFIDVVAIDLAHAQDLPSFLSSAGFAPDVAVLLAAGVIGGGLLLAALARREAWRSDVLLGGIVIGGLILAGWYVSAHVGYIAEHPETLEEAFIGTNSGRAESLSFVAPLAYTLELLMLWSDTSRVVTFGIACALGVIAGSMLYALSTRSFRLEGFRTPDDLIRHLIGGILMGFGGVTAMGCTIGQGITGLSTLAIGSFLATAAIIAGAAATMKVQYWLMMREA
- the queC gene encoding 7-cyano-7-deazaguanine synthase QueC; the protein is MTSTPRAIVLLSGGLDSATCLAIAREQGFETYALSVAYGQRHVAELTASKRVAEALGAREHRLARVELGQFGGSALTDPGIAVPEDVEADGIPVTYVPARNTVMLSIAMAWAEVLGARDVFVGVNAVDYSGYPDCRPAFIEAFQAMANLATKAGIEGHGLRIHAPLMTLSKADIIRRGTALGVNYGLTVSCYQAADDGRACGRCDACRLRRAGFEAAGVDDPTPYQHRNG